In Miscanthus floridulus cultivar M001 chromosome 8, ASM1932011v1, whole genome shotgun sequence, the sequence CACGGCGTCTTTTTGAGACATTAATCCACCAAAAGAGACAATCCGTGCTTGGGGGGTCCGTCTTCTACAGAGCAAAGTAGTAAAGCTTTGTGGTTGTGGCGCCCATCCATTACATACAATCAGTACAACGTCCTTACAACAGGCCACGTCTCGTGTCGGCAGAGCTGCCAGCAGTTCCTAGGACTTTACAATAGTCGCAGAGCATGCCACCAACCTCCACGACTACCGGTAACTACTAGTAAGACTCTAAAGAGCACGCATTGCTGCTCTGCTCTGTTCCAACAAACGAAAAGGGTTTTTCCCCGACACACTATGTTATTGGATTCGCACTGAGATGTGTGTAAGTCCTCGCTCAGCTGGAAGTTGTGCTCGCTCAGCTGGAAGTTGTGCACGCTCGCCAAGTACGGCAGCAGCAGGGTGCCCTAGGCACGTACGCGGAAGGGGTCGGCGCGGACCACCGCGACCGTCACGTTGGCGAACACGAGGCGGATCTCGAGCTGGGAGAAGGTGACCGCGGAATGATCGGCGTCGTTGTGGGCCTCCAGAAGCAGCGCGACCTCCAAGACTGTCAGGTTCCCGCGATAGCCCTTGTCCGGGTCGTAGTGGGACTCATACAGCAGCACGTCCAGGCTCGCCCCCCGCACCGCCACGTACGGCGCGCGGGGCCAAAGCACCACGACGACGAGGATGGCCACCGCCCCCATCATCACGACGAGAGCCACCTATAGAAAATTCAATTGCATAAATAAAAATTTGATTGTTTCACTCTAATTTGATGAAaaatattttgcttttttgttatgAGTACTAAATATACGTGTAAAAACGTTGAAAAGCTATAAATGATATATATTTGTTGTACATATAGTCATGCAGAGCTGCCAGCAGTTCCCTACGACTACACAATAGACACAGAGCCTAGCCACCAACCTCCTTGAAAACGGAAACCCATGCTGCTCTGCTCTGTCCCAACAAACGCCATGTTGTCCACTCAAGTATGGCATGGAGTCAAGGACAGAGGCGCCGCGTTTGCCGAACAAGTATGGCATGCTTGTTCACATGACTCTTTCTCCCTCTCATCAACGCATCCACGTTCAGTTGAAGAAGCCTCTCGAGTCAAGTCCTGCTGGCACAGCACAAGATTCCCGCTAGGCCGCTACCTGCCTAACCACTCACAAATCACAGGCCACGCAAAGCCACTACTGCTCCTCTGCTCTGCACGATGCCGCGCCGTGCTCCAACAGAGGACAACTTAACAAGCACGGCCATGCCATCGCATGGCCCTAGAGCATCATCAACcagctcacaagtcaaaacaacGCCCGCGCCATGGCGAAGAGCTCAAGAAATTCCCATTCACACGCAACAAACAACAAGCACTAGTAGCACACAAAACCAACAGTCCAACACATCGTTCCAGCTAGTTCACCATTGACTAATCATAGCCATATAAAACAAAACATTAATTAGATCAGCAGAGTTGTGGAGTAGTAGTATCAATTACTAACAACataggtggtggtggtagtaTACAACAGTACAGTACAGTACATACTAGCACTctattcgcttctcttataatccgtctttttcagcttatttttcagccggaacagtgcttttctctcgcaacaaatcagccggaatagtatATTATGacctcgttcgctggtctgaatcttggctgaaactagctaaaaaacactgttctggctgaattattgtgaaagaaaacactgttccggctgaaaaaacaagtcgaacaagCTAAATACGGGATAAGCCGAAGGAGCCatttggcttattttttcagcgaagcgaccGGGGCCAAGATCTGATGGATCACATAGTCCAGTCCAGGAGGACACAGCAGGGTGTGCACACAAGCATTTTTTTCCAAGAACAAGAATGAAATTAAATTTATTGTGTTTTTTCCGTATACTAAAAGAATACCACCCCAAAGCCGGGCCCTAGACCCCCTCTCACTCTCTCTGTATGTGACTCCTCTCCACTCCAGCATGTACAGTACAGACAAAGTAGACACTGACACCCCGGCCCCACCCGTAAGCCCCACCTACATTCCCCATTTCTCTCTTCTTATTATCTTATACAAGGTTGTgattccttcctccttcctcttcgGCGTAATGTAATGTATATATATAAGTAGGTACATAATTAATTACCACGGGTACGGTAATTCAAAAAACTAAATCAAATCAACACATCTTTCAATTTCTGGACAAAActaaaagaaaaagaataaagggagggggggggggggggggggcaaaaaggaaagaagaaaaatcaAATTTTGGCGGGTACGTCGCTGGGTCGATCAAATGTGTGTGGGGGCTGCTGTGTAGTCTTCACTCTTCATCAACTAAGGATGGATGGATGAACGGGAACGTACTCTTCTCCTTCGCGGCCGGCTCACCATATCATCATCATCAGGGCAGGTATGTGCATGCATGACGATGCTGGGCGGCTGCTGCTGGCTGCTCGGTCCCTCAGGGCCAACCGTAGAGCTGGTACCTCTTGCCGTGGTGGGCGGCGCCGTGCTTTCCGATCGCGCCGCCGTGCTTGCCGCCGGGCCCGTGGATGTGGGGGATGTTGATGTACAGCACGGCGGTGATGACGAAGGTGAATGCCCACCAGACGAGCACCACCACGGGTGTCTTGCCGTGCTTCCCGAGGAGGCCCTTGGCGAACGGGTAGAGGTGGAAGAGCACCCAGAAGTTGAAGAAGACGCCGCCGGCCACCTTGAGCCAGTGCGTCCACTCGCCGTCCAGCACCTTGGCGAAGGCCACGGCGGATCCGATGATGTTgacgaggatgatgatgatggggGTCACCATGAGCCAGGTCCAGCGCACCACGTAGAGGTCGGCGTAGGGGTCCTTCTTCTCGTCGCCCGCGGGCTGCTTGGAGGTCAGCTTGAAGGAGATGTCCCGCCGGAACACCACCTTCACCAGCACCTGGCACACGGCGGCCAGGTACGCGGAGCAGCTGGCCGTCATCCAGAACTGGCCGTTCCGGAACCACTCGAAGACGGTGACGCCCGCCCACTTGACCTCCAGGACGGCCAGGATCAGCAAAGTCCCCAGCACGATGGCCAGGTACACGTAGAACATGGTGGTGGGCCGCTGCACGATGAAGtgccccgtcacgaacgacagcGCCGGCACCGTGGTGTAGAAGATGAGGAACAGCGCCGTGAACGGGTAGGTGGTGATGTTGATGTACGCCACGCGCTGCAGCGGGTGCAGGAACGTGCTCCCGAACAGCGGGTTGTTCCGGGAGAAGAAGATCTCCAGGGAGCCCGTGGACCAGCGGAGCACCTGGTACAGCCGCTCCGTCAGGTTGATCGGGGCGGTGCCGATGAAGGCGTGCGGGTAGATGGAGCAGTAGCGGGACCGCCACCCCTTGATGTGCATCCGGTACCCCGTCACCACGTCCTCCGTCACCGTGCCGTACACCCACCCGATGTCGCTGCCCCACCCGGTCTTCTTCTCGTACGCCGCCGTGCACACCGCCACGGCCTCGGTGATGGTCGCCTCGTCGGACACGATGGCGGCGGCCTCGTCCGCGTCCGCGAACGGCGACGGGTGGGACGCCCTCGGGATGGTGTCCACGAACGCGTCCGACTTGCCGTACGACTTCTTCGGTAAGGGCAGGAAGCCGTGCTTGCCTTTCGCCACGgcggccttggtggtgagctCCAGCCCGGGCTTCTCGTACTTGGTCTTGGTGAACATGCCgcccagcgacgggaagcacggCCCGCCCACGTTGATCCTCGGCGGGTCGAAGCCGTAGAGCGTGATGCGGCGGAACATGCACCCGGTGCCGACGTAGATGGGGCCCTGCATGCCGTCCAGCGCCCGAAGCGTGCCGTCGAAGAAGATGCGGTTGTGGTTGGCGTACAGGTCCGTGGGGTCCACGCCCTCGAACCGCTGCGGGAACTGCACGAACGCCACCGTGTCGCTGTCGCGGCCGAGCATGAAGCAGATGCCCGCGCGCAGCGCCTGCGAGTTGTTGATGTAGTGGTCGCAGTCCAGGTTGAGGATGAAGGGCGAGTTGGAGATCACGGCGGAGCATCGGGTCAGCGCGTTCATGGCGCCGGCCTTCTTCTCGTGGTTGAACCCCGGCCGCTTCTCACGGGAGACGTACACCAGCATGGGCAGCCGCACGTCCACCATGCTGAAGTCCAGCGGGTTGTCCGCGCTCGCCGGCGGGCCGAGCTGACGGCTGTGGCTGGGGTGGTTCAGAAGCACCTGCATTTTTTTCCATGGAGCGCCACCGTTAGTTACTGAGGGTAATTTTTTTTAACATTTGCAGTGCCTCCGCTCGGGTAATTACTGCTAATTACCGAGCGGGTTGGTTAACTTTGCGATGGTAAATGTCAATGTGTAATTACAGTAGTAATTAGTTACTCCTCTCCTACAGTACTTGGGTGAAAGTGAAAGCGAAATTGGCGGTCAATTAATAAAACTGTCAACCAAGTGGTGATTCCTTAAGTTAATTAATTTACTACAGGTGGGTAGAGCAGAGTAATTTATCCGGGGAATCAATGATTGAGGGCGACCGAAGAAAGGCAGCACACACAGCACCACAGCTGCACATCACAGCCCTAATCAGGAATCCACCAGTTGGCTAATTGAATTTGGATTTAAAGGCGATGCCGTGGTGGTGTCGGGGGGCGATAGGACCACCCCAACCACCTCCTCACGCTAGGGGTTCAATGGGGCTAGATGGATGGCTCTGTCTGTGTCTGCCCGCCCATCCCATGGTGGACGCATCATCCGCCGTGGCGTCGTCCATTCAATtcaatggtggtggtggtggacactgGTATTTGTACAGCTGCGGAATTAGTGTACGCGGCGGTGGTTGCCCTCTCGACCATCAGCCCCGTCCATTCCGTCAAACCCCTTGGAAAAACACCCTTCATCTACTAACCGATTTCGGCCACATGTGCCATATCACTGCAAGGATGTGATGCGTTCCCCACTCTCTAGCCAGCTAGACATGCATTCACATTCATGCAAAAAATCAATCTAGTAGTAGTATAATCTAGGGAAGTACTAGTAATAAtttaaagaagaaagaagaagaagactcacATAGACGATGCCGGCGTGGTCTCCCTTGCGGTGGTTCTCGGAGGGCTCGACCCATGTGCCCTCCCACTGGTTACCGTCGGCCATCCAGGTGGCCCTGGGCTCGCCGTCCTTAAGCCCCCTAGCGGCGTTGTACGCGTCGGACCTCTGCTTGATATCATGCTCGAGCCCGTTGATGCGCGCCTTGAACTCGTCGTACTCCTTGCGGACGCGGCGGCGGTCGTTGACGAAGTCCTCCTGCGACCGGCCTATGTACGGGTGCGACTTGAGCTCGAAGTAGCTCTCGGGCCCGCGGGGCTCGATGCCGTGCTTCCGGCAGAAGGGCACCCAGACGGTGGCGAACTTGGCGGCCTCCGCCATGGCCTCGTAGGTCAGCAGCATCCCGGAGTCGTCGGAGAGGTAGCACGTGTTGCGCTCCACGGGGTAGTCGGCGGCCAGGATGGACAGGATGGAGTTGGCCGTGCTCAGGATGGGTTCCTTGAACGGGTCCGCCGTGGTCACGAAGATGTCCAGCCCGGGGAGGCGGGACGTCCCGTCGGCGCGGTCGAACCGCTGCCGGAGCACCGCGAGGTCCGGGACGCGGTTGATCGGGTTCAGCTTGGGGAGCTGGTCGAGAAGCCAGGAGAAGCCGAACCAGAACTCGCCCGCGATCGAGGTCACCCACAGCCACAGTGCATCCGGGTTGCGGTGCGAGATACGCCAGATCACGAACAGCGTGAACGCGATCAGACGGACGAAGATCAGCACCCTGCGGCAGAACACGGATTCACCAACACGCATCGTTATTATTAGTTAAAATTCAAtcccaaattttaaatttaataatTTTCATAATCATGGTGGTGATTAACAGCAATAACAGTGATGATAAATACTAAAAAACAAAGCGTGAGTGGTGATTGAGTGCATGCACGATGTTGGGTCGTGCAATAATTGGGGAGGGAACATGCATCATGTTGGCGGCCTCTCACAGCCTGAGGCGAGCATATGCGTGTGCGTGCTGCCGTCCAGTCCAGTATCCACTGTCCAGGGGCGTCCGTCCAGCCGCGGCGCGGCACACGCACGGCCGTGGCGAaaagccggaggaggaggaggaggaggaatccACCCGACCAATCATGTGAGCGCGAGGGGAACGGAACCGCTGGCGTGGTGCGGGTGGCAGTCAATGCCCGTGAGCTGGCACGACGCCACGCCACCGACAAGCGGGGCACCCGCCCGTCCGCGTCCAGTCCACGGGGCCCGCGGCGTGAAAGCGCCAGCGCCTGCCAGCCAGGCAAGGCCGCCGCTCGGGGGGACCCCACGCCCCCGAGAGGCAGAGCGGCGTAGATTTGCAAGGAATAACGGTCTTCTTTTCCCCCCTCCACCTTCTATTTTTCCTTCTGGAAACAACAGATTTCTTTTGTTTCCACTTGGGGGTCCTTCACCTAGGGCTAATTTATTGTAATAAAAAAACATTGTTTCATGACTAAAAAAATAGGACTGATTCTGACTTATAAGCTCAACCCGACGAGAGCCTATCCTTCCCTGGAATAATTCCGGGCCAAGCTCCCCTCCCACCACTCCTGTGTGTATGCTCCGGTAGTAGCCGAATCCCATGTGAGGGTCGCGCGCGGTGCTGCTGTACAGCGTGGACTCGGGAAAGCAAATCCTATACTACCAAGTATACGTACTGTACGCTACAGCCAAGTACGTACTGCTATGGTCTGAGCTGTAAATGGGCCGAAATCTAATCCCCTCCATCTCGAGCTGTCGTCACCATGCCGAGGCTAATGTGGAGCTACCACTACCTCTTCCTCCCCCATCTTTTTCTCTTCCTCTATCTAAAGCGTGTGCTTTTGGAGATGTGCTAGTCTTTTTCCTTGGATGGATGCCCCAAGCTCATGCATCAAAGCTAGGATTAGATGCAACCCCAAAAAGACAGTTGAGCCCTCTAGAAAAATCCAACACCCCAAGGAGAGGCGACAACTGGAACACCCCCaacaccaccaccagtccccctTTCTGTTTTTCTTTTCACCCTCCTTTTCATTTTTCCACAAACATCCTTCTTTCCTCCGGTCCAAAACTAGGTCATACCACTTTCACCTTAACCCCCCACGGCCCAAAAGAACAACGGGAAAAAAACACATTAGTGGACAGACACACAGCACAAGGAGCTTTGCAGTTATTACGCGGACTTTCTCGCTAATCATCAATGGCCTTTACCGGAATTTGGAGGCTTTCAATGATGGCTTGCTTGGAGTCACATGCAAGCCACGCATCCTAGGCTGCTACGCAGGCAATCTGAAGAAAGCATTCATTCATGGATTTCACCAGAACGGCCGCCCACCGCCCACCTCGGATTCCCACTGTGGGTAATTAGCACAGACCCACCCAGCCATCAACACCGACGGTGGTGGCTTCACCTTCACCGACTCCGGGGCAGGTAGAAAAAAATTTATGAGCCGCCAGGGGCAGAggccggccccacctggcagtGGCAGTCCCTCCCCAACGTTCCCGTCCAGCTGGCCCGGCCCACAGTGCAGTGGCGGTGACGCCAGTGCCGACAGCCCAACGGGAGACGCGGTATCCCAGGTCGGGGCTTCGGGGGGGTCCCCTGCCTAACGGTAACGTGCACTTGTCTTCTGATGTCTAGGGTCTGAGCCCAGATTGATTGATGAGATTGAAATTTATCTGCCTGGTTTTGTTTTGTTTAGTTGTTAATCCACTGCTGCAATCTCCTAGCTAGAGTGCTTGGAGTGGGAGACTGGGCGCTTGACAGCGTTGTTGGGAGTAGATGCTACGGCGGCGAGGCCGGTCAATGCAGACGTGTGTGCCGGCGAGGTGAATTCAGAGAGAGACACAGGAGAAGCGGAGAAAGGCAGGAGGATTGCATATATACCTGTAGGGGTGGAGGAGGATGCCCTTGATCTTCTCGGTGCGGAAGACGGGGCGGTCCTCGAGCGCGACGCCGGGGTCGGCGCCGTCGCCGGAGAGGTCGTCGCTGAGGTCGACGGCGATCCAGCTCTCGTCGTTGACGGCGCCGATCTGGCCCTCGGTGGCGGcgaccgccacgcggtccatgtcggcggaggaggcggcggacgccaccgcggcggcgccggcgcacgCGCACACGGGGAACCCGCACACGCACCCGTGCTTCGCCTTAGCGTTGTTGGCGCCGTTCGCCTGCTGTCCTGTCGCCGCCTCGCCGTTGCGCCGGCCGTCTCCGCCGCCGGGCGCCATAATGCCGGGCGCGCCCTCCCCTTCCGCTTTGTCGGACACGGTGGTGGCTCTTCTCTCTCGAGGCAAGAGAGAAGAGGCCGAGCGGGGGATTGGAGGACGGAGACCAGGAATGCGAAGCtgcctcctctgctctgctcttcTGGGTTGTATGAGAAGGATGGAGAGAggcagaggaggagagggagaagagaaggTGGCGCGGGGCGAGGGGTGGTGGTGTGGGAGGGAGATGAGATGCCGAGTAAAGTACGTGGGGGGGGAGGGACGGGATATATAGAAATTATGGGCCGGAATTCACTAGCCGAGTGTCGGTCGGGTGGGTTTGCAACGCAGGCAGGGGAGGCTAGCTGAGCTTCCTCTGTATTTTTGTACACGTCCCTCTCTCTTTTCTTCACACTCTGTAGCTGTAGGTATCTACTCACTCAGCTGCTCTGTCAATGTGCGCGTCGTCTGTCCCTATGCGCGTGTGAGTGAGAGCGAGCGAGCTGGATATGCGTGAGTGGTGGTGAGTTTTGGAAGGCAAGCACCCCCCCTCCCTCCACGATTTATATGGGTAATCAGCAGGCCGCCGACTCTCTGTGTGtgatgaaggaagaagaaggtgaGCTGTGCGCGTATATGTAGGTGGCAGGCAGGCATTTGCAAGCTGCGCTATGAACAGGCGCCATGAGAGGCCCATATGGGGGCACCTACCTACCAGGCTGCTTCCGCTAATATTCCGTGTTAACCCCCATGTGATCCCCCTGGCTTCATGCACTAGCTAGCAGCTGCAGGACTATACCCTCCTCCGCCTGATTATTAATTTGCGGCGCTCTAATTAATAaaaagtttatttatttatttatttattcatcGCTCGCCCCGGGCACTGCCAGATATGGTGCGGATTTCTCCTCCCATTGGCATTGCGCCACATGATTAACCTAGGCACTCACAAATCGGCGGGGAATAGAATAAAGCGACGGTAATGATTAGTTTGTTTTTGCTACTATGCTCCTGTATTTTTTACGCGCTGAGTCCTGAGGGTGGACATCAAGGAGGAAGAAGCAGGATAGCTAGCTAACGTCCCCTGATTGGAAGATTCCTTGCGTTTGCCTTTCCATTTCCCTTCCATCAATGGAACATGAGGGACGCTGGGACGGGAGCAGCGCAGGTACTACGTCCTGTCCGTCCCTCCGTCGTGCTGGACTCGCAGTGCTACATGCGTGTACATGGCGATggcgttggcagcagcagctgagCGCAGGGCAATGGCAGCAGGCTCCCGTCATGAGCTGGGTAGGGTACCTTTCCAAGCCAAGCCTTAAGGTTCCGGGAAGGAAGCCGGGTTATTGATTGCAGGGCACACGGTGCCGCGGTGGATCCGATCGGGGGCTGCAGCGGGTTGATTCCACGGAAAGTTCCGTGGCGTCTTCATTCATGCATCCACCTCCCAATCCCTCACCCTGCCTTGCAATCTGCAACCGCGTGCATGGGCATGTATGCCTCTGTAGATTCCATGGCATGGCCCTTGGGGCCCGGCGCCGGAGTGATCGAGCGAGTTTACTCAGGTCACAGCGCAGGCAGGGCCGCAGGGCCAGAGGGTGTTTTGTTCCCTTGCAACCAATTGGGTTCACGGGGAAACCACCACGTTCCGCCCGCGCCCGCGACATGGTCCCCGGGGCGTGCAGGCGACGTCCTGCTCCGCGCCTAGTAACGTGCACCTCTCTGCCCCAGGTCAAAAACCTCGCCGGCACCGGGACCGGGACCAGGACTACCGGCCGGCGTCGCGCGCGCGTGCGCGCGCGTTTCTACATACACATATAGGTTGTCAAATGGAATTCGTCATTCGTGTGAGCTGTGTACGTGCAAAACCTGGAATTCCGGCCTCCCTCCGACGTCACCTTCACGCgcaacttatcagccggcttatcaggtAATCTACAGTTTTATTCTATCACAACAAAACAGTTTCAGCCAAATAAGAGAGATAATTTCCAACAAAATAAGCTGATTAAACGTTCAGTCAAAAATcgtacggtattaaaccatacaacgcttaacgTTAACAACCatagaatttatttgatttattaaatattatatggaccAAGTCCCTAATATATGCAACAGGAGGCATGCGGTATACGATGCATAGAGTACAATGTACAGCTGACGAGTGCTGCTTTTAATTTGGGGCGGGCGCGCCTGTACTTACTTAACACACATACGCTTGTGCGTGAAAATCGTCGTGTATGTGTGGTGCCGTCGCCTAGTAGTGCATTACGCCGTGGCGTTGATGGCGCCCCCTGAACTAACGGGGGTGAGGGCGAGGCTAGCGTCCACGCGACCACTCACACACTAACCCCGGCCGGGCCTGTGACCTGTGTCGCTGCGCGCATGGCCGCGCCGTCGCCCCACTAGATAGATCCACCACGCACCAGCAGCAGCGTATCGAGCCAGAGGGCAGTGGCACTACTTGGTACGACGGGGACGCGCGCGTCCATCGACTGGCCGGACCTCCATCGACCTGCCCATCTCTGTGCCGTCGTCCGCCCGTCGATCCGTCACGGTGAAAATCGATGCGCCCATCGTCGTCTCGATTCACAGCCTCTCACCGACGACGCCTATACATGCACACAGTTAACCATGTGAGCGAGAGCGTCAGAGATCATATAGTCATTCACTAAAAATCTCGATCCACCAGTGCAGTACGCGTACGTAAACGTACCTAGTACGGTGATTAAATCCCCGGCCCCAGTGGCTCCAACGGTTTCCGGTGATGGAGTACACACATCCCCACGCACGGAGATCCAACTGCAAACGCCGGCACGTTAACCCGTCCCCCCACCCGGCAACGCCATTagtgccaccaccacctccgctcgGATCGTGTACCCGCGCAATGCAAGGCTCCTCCGCGACCGCGAGGTTGCTGTACTAGCATTTAACAGCACGCCGTCCGTACGTGCGCGCGGCACGGCGACGGTGTGATGTCGTCATCCATCGGTGGCGCCGGCCGGCACTCAGGATCGATCCGATGCTGCCCGACCCGTCTGCGTCCATGCTGGGCTAGCTCTGTACCGACCCACAGTTACTGCGCCCTGCTTCCATTGCCTGATGAGTGACGACCACTCGACTCCCTGCATAGGTGCCATGCCCTTGTCTGCATAGGCTGCCCCCCAACAAAGGGCCCAGGAAGGATCGGCAGTAATTGATGGTCCTATTCAACCTACGTAAACAGAGGAAAATCACTCGTTAGTACTTAGGTCACCCCAACCAAGAAAAGCTGCAAAGAAATGACACCGTTTTAGCTGTTCATTTCAACTAATTTTACCCATAAGTAAGCAACTTATAAATTGTACCACATATACCATTGCAAGGTACACCTATTGCTTTATTTTCCTTAAAACTAGGAACAGGTTCCCAAAACCATGCTCAAAATAGGTCTGATCCTATCCGTTGCCAACCTACTGTCATGTACGGAGTCGGACCTTAACTTAGTGCAATGCACAACTGTGAGGAACGGTTTCTTTAGAAACAAATATTTGGTAAGATCGCCTAGTTAATTGGACTAAGATTTTCTTTGGGACGCAAAGTTACCTAACTTAACGCTATGCAAAACCACATTTGAACAGTTCCTTTCAAGCTTAATATATCTAGAGGCAATAGGTAAATGACCAATGTCTTAACATAATCTAGAACTATGATCAAGGTGACAGTTACTTCCTC encodes:
- the LOC136476461 gene encoding probable mixed-linked glucan synthase 6, with protein sequence MAPGGGDGRRNGEAATGQQANGANNAKAKHGCVCGFPVCACAGAAAVASAASSADMDRVAVAATEGQIGAVNDESWIAVDLSDDLSGDGADPGVALEDRPVFRTEKIKGILLHPYRVLIFVRLIAFTLFVIWRISHRNPDALWLWVTSIAGEFWFGFSWLLDQLPKLNPINRVPDLAVLRQRFDRADGTSRLPGLDIFVTTADPFKEPILSTANSILSILAADYPVERNTCYLSDDSGMLLTYEAMAEAAKFATVWVPFCRKHGIEPRGPESYFELKSHPYIGRSQEDFVNDRRRVRKEYDEFKARINGLEHDIKQRSDAYNAARGLKDGEPRATWMADGNQWEGTWVEPSENHRKGDHAGIVYVLLNHPSHSRQLGPPASADNPLDFSMVDVRLPMLVYVSREKRPGFNHEKKAGAMNALTRCSAVISNSPFILNLDCDHYINNSQALRAGICFMLGRDSDTVAFVQFPQRFEGVDPTDLYANHNRIFFDGTLRALDGMQGPIYVGTGCMFRRITLYGFDPPRINVGGPCFPSLGGMFTKTKYEKPGLELTTKAAVAKGKHGFLPLPKKSYGKSDAFVDTIPRASHPSPFADADEAAAIVSDEATITEAVAVCTAAYEKKTGWGSDIGWVYGTVTEDVVTGYRMHIKGWRSRYCSIYPHAFIGTAPINLTERLYQVLRWSTGSLEIFFSRNNPLFGSTFLHPLQRVAYINITTYPFTALFLIFYTTVPALSFVTGHFIVQRPTTMFYVYLAIVLGTLLILAVLEVKWAGVTVFEWFRNGQFWMTASCSAYLAAVCQVLVKVVFRRDISFKLTSKQPAGDEKKDPYADLYVVRWTWLMVTPIIIILVNIIGSAVAFAKVLDGEWTHWLKVAGGVFFNFWVLFHLYPFAKGLLGKHGKTPVVVLVWWAFTFVITAVLYINIPHIHGPGGKHGGAIGKHGAAHHGKRYQLYGWP